Below is a genomic region from Cydia strobilella chromosome 1, ilCydStro3.1, whole genome shotgun sequence.
ttaataatacattttcatATAGGTATTTCATAACTGGAAGATTGATAATGCaatattgttataatattttttttttaatagttaagTGGTAACATCTTCTTAAGTCTTATGGAGTAGTGAGTTTTGACAGTCTACAGATGTGTAATTGGTTCTCATTTAGCTCAATTCCAATGTTTCCAATCTATTGTTCTGCTTTTAAGGACATGATACATTTACATTGTTAAGACCATGTGTTATAACTAAATCTAcatagttgattatttttgtcatAATGGTGGTAGCTTTAATGCCTAATGGTATGGTCAAACTACTTTATATGCCTAGTCCTAAAGGGTGTCACTTGCGCGAAGACACACCAGTCtctttttgattaagaaaaacTTTGTGTGGAAACCGGACAATTCCCAATAAGGCCTCCTCTGGATTGGGAAGCAGAAAAGCCGGATCAATGCCAGGAACATCATTACATCTAAGCTTTAATGACTTTGCCAGCAGGTACACAACATTTTAAATTGCTTATCCTTAGATCTCTCTCACATCCGCGACCGCGAGATCGCGGCACTGTCCGGAGGAGAGCTGCAGCGCTTCGCCTGTGCCATGGTGTGCATCCAGAACGGGGACATCTTCATGTTCGACGAGCCGTCTTCCTACCTGGACGTCAAGCAGCGTCTCAACGCTGCCCGCACAATTCGCTCGCTCATCCATCCTGATAAGTAAGGCTTGCATGTATGATAAGGCAAATATTTGTAAGGTTGTGATACCCATATCCAGTTGTCTAGCTGTTTGACCCATGATGCCTCTTCTAGGCCGTCCTAACTGTTAAccgttttttaaattacttgctAAAAATAAGTCACTGATAATACTTGCAATGCCAGAAAATATCTTATATTATCCTAGTTATGTTTAGTTTCTataattaagtttattttaaagtgTAGGTATTTCTTTTGTACAGGTTCATCATCGTGGTGGAACATGACTTGTCAGTGCTGGACTACCTTTCTGACTTTATTTGCTGTCTGTATGGCGTGCCTGGTGCTTATGGTGTTGTGACTATGCCTTTCTCTGTACGAGAAGGTTAGTTTCTAATATTAAgtgatttaaatttgaatatacacataatataaataattattgattaaATAAATGCAGTAACCATCAAATACATTAAACTAAATGCTTACCAAGGTGGCTTGttcatgttcagatatttatgagcataTGCGGCTGATACAGTGTACAGCGAGCTGTAAAAGGGCGTGGACGCATTATGAATGAaatccattcataaagtggccatgcagtTTTGCGGCTTGGTGTACTTGGGTCATTAAATTTCTGGCGGTGTAAATGAACTGGCCATACATtttatgaaagtttgtataagaAAACCccaaaaactaaataagtaataagtaacgTTTTTCCTCAGGTATCAATATATTTCTTGATGGGTTTGTGCCCACTGAAAACATGAGATTCAGGACTGAATCCTTGGTCTTCAAGGTTGCTGAGTCAGCAACTGAAGAAGAggtcagtatttttttatttacccaaACTGAGTTCTTGAAAGGTTTTATACTCATTGAAATAGATTTTGTTCTGTTGTGAATGAAATGAACGAATGAATAAGTACACAGTGTACACACTGCAGGTAGGTAtaggcaatgaggatataataagatagagcggtactgtcatagtaaattttgtaaccactgtaaattcactgccatctatcgacatgctttaaaactaaaaatgaagatttataaaaatacgttaaaatgtatttaaatatggataaatgatttttttatttccattaatcatttttatatgattttgacccatgttctttcactgatatgcgttaaaattataaattacaaacgaaaccgtcaacgccctctatacgagagtaggccaaaactagtggcgccatctgatcgagaatcaaattttcgtgattttcgaggcacgttttttacttagactgtatccctctattacggagttatatctatctttggtataggtAAACAGATACTGACCGTTGACCCCCTCAGCATACAAACTTCTGATGTAGAGGGTGGACTTCCGTGGATCTGACTTCGTAAATAAATCTAGAGCTCGTTTACGACCGTTAATACTTAATAGTTGCCGTAAAGTTAGAAAGAGATTTCTGCTGGTATACGAAAAGCTTTCATGATACTGGTTCCTGTAATATGtatcaatttatattttttagattaaaAGAATGAACCACTATGAGTACCCGGAAATGTCGAAAAAAATGGGAGATTTCAATCTTCACGTGAAGTCCGGCGAGTTCTCAGACTCCGAGATTTTAGTTTTGCTCGGAGAGAACGGAACCGGAAAGACGACATTTATCAGAATGTTGGCTGGCAACTTGGAACCTAATGAAGGTATGTAGCACAGACTGCACAGTACATATTTCGTTGTAGACAGTTGTCACATTCAAAGCCAATGAGtatccaatgagggctatcgtttttttgctcaccagttggcgcctctgttgatggtggtccaaaagactaaagaacagctgtcagtcattgaagtgacaagtgacatttgacatttcaaactatggaaaagaccgccatctacactagcgcccctagcggcgaattcatacgcgttataaactatatttttacttgtttttacCCATGACGGAAAGAAGGCAGATATTTAGTTTGGACAATGGCTAATCCACAGTGGTTTGTTAATCTTATCGGTTATCGAATTGCGCTATTTGCTGTTCTTTTTTCAATATGTCAAGAGTAAAAAAATCCCGATTAAAGTGAATTGAGCATTacaatatatagttggtcaaaacaaattgtcagtaaataagaacaaaaaaaaactatacccatccttttcttttgggtaatagtgtaagacaaagatagtatgattctctctatgtttggaatgagacagtcctttgacaaactataaattacTGAAACACTCCCactttgtcaatagaaaaaggcgcgaaattcaaattttctatgggaagacaactcttcgcgcctacatttttaaatttgccgcctttttctactgaggTCTGCCAGAGTATAATATtctttaactttatttttcacCAGAATACAAATGAAAACAGCATAAAAACTGTAGAACGGTAGACAACGTGCGGTCATAATGCCCAAATGGCTCGTACGCCGTCCACTAGTCGAGTTGGtcaattatagttggtcaaactaaattggtagtaaatgagaacaaaaaaactatactcctccttttcttttgggtgccagtactagtgtaagacaaagatagtatgattctctgtctatgtttgaaatgagacagtagtttgacaaactataaaaatgtaCCTTGAACACGCCCGTAGTAAAATAtcgattgatttttttttatacacatcTGGCAACACTAACATTCAAACGTCACTTTTGTGAAAGTTGTCAATCGGTTTTCGCTTCATTGtgaaaaatgaattttataGAATTCTAAAGAAAACTGTGTTATAATCTGCAtcgtttactaaaataaatgtagcGTTACGTGTATTACGATAATTTTCGATGACAGATCACAAAGGTTTTGCTTACGTGTTGAGGTTATAAGTGTGTTATCGAAATATAGCTAAAtgtattgttaaaaattgttatggCTAGAACTGAACTATTTGATCTCTACTTTCATCCTGTGTTTCAAAAATGTTTACGACACGCGGAGTCTTCGTTATCCACTGATGGTAATGTGCATTAGAGTAATTTGCATACAAGTtacactaaaatacaaatattcgcGGACTGCTAACTATTTAAACACAGCACGAGTGCCGTAAAGACTTACGCCCGCATATTTGACGAGATTATTGTGTTATTGTTTAAATTAATCAATTGTATCGCCTTGTAACCAgttataatgttaatatacaatttacaaggattatcactacatagtattaaacaaagtcgcttcctgctgtctgtctgtccctatgtatgcttagatctttaaaactacgcaacggattttgatgcggggttttttaatagagtgattcaagaggaaggtttatatgtaatatacatCAGCAATCCACCTGTGCGGAGCCAGGGTGCCATATTGACGGAAAGAGTGTATGgcacatattatttttatagattGCACTTGTCTCTTAAGAACTTGTCTCCCCACCAAATGTATGGTGTGAAAACACATGGATTCGGGGGAAATaacatatcatttatatatatctAGGCAATTGAATGTGCTTACTATTAAAttcactaaaaaaaaacatctattaTGCAAAGTAACTtacgtttaaaattattattattattatttgtaatgcaggcaggcagtttaaacaactgataatgcctgtatccagagtcataaaccaagttctcagtgttgagtagaatttgctttgtgcttatctaatttattcttaaactcattgacactttgggccgctactacatcccctgggagtttgttgttgttgtaattgaTATAGTAAAATGtagtaaaaagtaaaatgtagTTGATATAGTAGTTTATTCTTTCCTCAGGTTCGGGCACCCTGCCGCAGTTGCACATTAGTTATAAACCACAGAAGATATCTCCCAAGTCACAGGGCCTAGTCCGAAGCTTGCTGCATGAAAAAATTAGAGATGCATACATTCATCCTCAGGTAAGTTATCATGCCAAATAGTAAAAACTGGTTCCACTCCTGGTTGAGAACcattaattaaagaaaaacaaaactcaTGAACACAGACATGATTTGGAATTGATACAAATATATCTgaagtatacatatacatatatacatatgtggctttccatcagagaaaggtccttatgcttcatgtgcataaGCAGGCAAAAACCACATATAGCTAGCCATGAACAAAGTGGATCCTTGCTAAGGGGATTCACTTTATAAGGGGACTACCCTGAAGTCTTCTTGTCAGGACATGTGCAGGTTTTTAGTcctttttcaggattttcgtttAAGTGGGGATTTTTTAGAAcccattttataataaaactatatgattaatttattacaaaGATTACACGGAAATGTTTTTTAaagaattgtatttttttattgttaaaaatgaattaataagtaagtgatgTATAAAAGCGGCATTGTAGCCTAATTAATATTTGAGTGGTGTCCTTATTCCAGTTTATCACGGACGTGATGAAGCCCATGAAGATTGAGGAGATCATGGACCAAGAGGTTCAGAACCTGTCGGGAGGTGAATTGCAGCGAGTGGCATTGGTGCTGTGTTTGGGCAAACCGGCCGATGTGTACCTCATTGACGAGCCCTCTGCTTACCTAGACTCTGAACAGCGTTTGGTTGCAGCTAAGGTTATTAAAAGGTAAGCAGATTTAGGCtgattttagtgtcacgcggactgTCCGCGCGGATCGCTCCACACTGCCAAATTGTATGTGGAAGCTGGCTTGgctggttgttttttttttttttttttttttcagatcagAAATTGTATAACCTCAAAAGTGGTGGTAACTTTTTTCACGAAATATTGTGTTGTTTGCATATTATTGTACcgcaatattatatatatcatagaaaccctagcatttcggaataaaaagttataattaCTTACCACTAGTTTTGAGGTTAGAAAAATTCTAATCTTACAAAAACGGGGTATAACTGCTAAGTATCATGCTTCAGATACCTCTTTTATCTCTCAATTTCCCCTTGTTTATGGGACTGTTGGATGTTTTATAAAGTGCTTTGTGTACTTACGTAGcaccattatttattttcttagtaACAGACTCCCTCACACATGTATTATGAACTACACATACGACATTCCTTAGATTCATCCTCCACGCGAAGCGGACAGGCTTCGTGGTGGAGCACGACTTCATCATGGCGACGTACCTGGCGGACCGCGTGATCGTGTTCGAGGGCACGCCGTCGACGGACGCGACGGCGCACGCGCCGCAGTCGCTGCTCAACGGCATGAACAAGTTCCTCGAGCTGCTGGGCATCACGTTCAGGAGGGACCCTAACAACTTCAGACCTAGGATCAATAAACATTCTTCTGTGAAGGTCAGTTCATTAGTGTACAAGTTAACCTTGATATGGAGACAGCTGTCAACTGTACTAAATATGTACTCATCTTCGAGCAACGCCAGGGAGGGGCCCAAgtgatatcttaccgtacaaatcagTCTGCAattttttgcggggggaaacgtgcacacagtaaTGACGACACAAGTAcgtagaaaatgacacacgtcaaaaacaaatcttgcacacctcgatctctttttgtgtaTAGATGAGTCACAATACGCATAGCCACTAGTACAGTTGTACCTATacttcggcagaggggaaataatACGAATGCCGTCTTCCCGGTGTTGCTTGAAGGTACTCATATAACAAACATTGCTTTCAAAGTTAGCACTCCAAAAGGCCGCATAACCAACAATCGCTTAAATTCGGCCAGATAGTGGCTTAGTGGCCTTTAGAAGATACTTTAGGCTTAAGATTAAAAAACATCTGTCTTGAAAAGTGAGTTGGGATGTAGGATGTACTGTTACTAATTTCGTTTCTTCGGATTCTTCGTTCTCCGTATTTTTAGAACAAGTGCAACCAAAGTCAACTATACTGTGTAATTACAAATCAATGTTTTTTGACCTGAATTTTTCTGTCCATTTTTTGACAACTGCAGAATTCCGGTTGTGCTAATAAAATAGACAACTATAAATAAATTGCCTTTGTTATACAGTCATGTCAACAAAATAGAACGCAATAATGAGGCCAACACCAAAAATGTAGTTAAAATCAATGCAGGTACTGCCGATTGTTGATATTGATGGGGGATTTTTAAGTCGTAAACAAGGAAAGCGGGTCAGTGATATACTTATGCGTAGGTATTAATGTTTCCCCTTGTGTTCCAGGACATGGAACAGAAACGGGCAGGCCAATACTTCTTCCTGGAGGACTAGACTGCCGAAAGACCACGATATTTATATACTTCGCCGGAACTGTATCTGTCACAACCGTGATGGCCCGCCATCCGTGTATTTCCATTATATTACTGTAATAAAAATCAGTTTTATACAACCAcgtttgtaattattatttattttttatacctattacGAAACATAAATGCTTGCACTTGGAAATAGTGACTTGCCAAATGGAGAACAGAAATGAAAAAGAGGTTTCTTATAAAAGCATGCTGGTACCAATTTGGATGCGGTTTTTCCCAATGGgctaaaacgggaccctattactaaagcgaggtttagactagcaagaacttgcatgcaattttcattcattacattgcggtatctgataaacattgtGAATGCAGTTtctaccttagtagtcagcaatgtaacgtaaattgcatgcaagttattgctagcctaaacctcgctttagactccgctgtctgtcggtctgtccgtctgtcaccaggctgtatctcatgaaccgtattagctagacagttaaaattttcacagatgatgtacttctgttgccgctgtaacaacaaatactaaaaacaaaataaaataaacatttaagtggggctcctatacagcaaacgtgatttttttcctgttttttgcatattggcacggaacccttcgtgcgcgagtcctactctcacttggccggtttttttcttatttaaaagcAGGTTTTCAAATGATGGTTCTTAGTTCATGTTTATCAAAATCGGTACATCcaattatttgggttttttttataaatatgttgtTATCTTAATAAAACAAGTAAGAAATTATGTCATTTAACTTTAACTGCAACAAATACACCTGACACTGAATcctgtttatttttgtaaaaattgcTCGTTCAATAATATTAGGCGTTAGAGAACTCGGGAGAACGAATTGAGTACTCTGCAAGAAAACCACAGACCCACCACCGGCGGTTTTCTGTGGACaaacctttaaaaaaatgtgacaaatAGAGTCGCACCACAAATGTACAttcctttttacctttttaatacggaaccctaaaaggccTAAAAACGTTTAAATCTGGAAATCTAGCCGCGGTAAACATTTAAGATTACCTAAATGATTTACCTAGGGGTACCTACCTTACGCTATAATTAACAAAACGTTcccaaaaaaccggacaagtgcgagtcggactcgcccaccgagggttctgtactatTTAgtatcatatgtgaaaatttcaactgtctagctatcacggttcatgtgatacagcctggtgacagacagacggacagcggagtcttagtaatagcgtcccgtttttaccctttgggtacggaaccctaaaaaaacatctACCTACTAAATAGACTTGCTAACAACTTGTTAATGGCATCGAACCAACATCAAGTTTATCAATCCGGTGACTCACTCTTCTCCGAGCGATACGAGTGATCTAATTCAATCGCGAACCTTGACCGGAAGTTTGGGGGATAGAAACCAGTTTTATACAGACAGGGcgtataaataaacatgtctCATACGCCGATTGAGAATTAATTGAGGTATTTTTTACGTAACTACATAATTACAGAATACCTAATACTCAGCAGCATAGTTCGTCACATATTCTCTGTAATTTCGAATATTCATTCATGGGGCGAGTTTTTCCGGCAATCAGTATAAAGATAACTTTTACCCTATACACAGATACTCTCAATGGTTATATATTACATTGCACCCAATAAAATCTGAAGGAGCCGACCTGAATCAGTTCAACGCCACATCGGCCACATGCAATGCATTATGACTTATGGCTCACACATGTATGAGTATTACTATGACGGTGAAACCTGTATACAGTACAAAATACACGTTTGTGCAATGACCTAGTCATGGTTGATACGAGTCATTCAGATCAACATATGATTCAGCTCAGCGGATGCTAGTGAGTAATATTTGATGACAATCTTAATGAGACTCAGATAGACTTCTTCGTCAGAGTTAAAAAAATTGGGAATTTACGAAAAAATACCAAACATACTTTGCTGTTTGAAAATAGTGAATTAAGCAGTGTCACTCACTACGCTCGTGTTTCTTTTATATAGAATCTTTTACTTACAGCAAAAAGCAACTTTACGGTCTTGTGTAGCTTTTATTTTATGCTTACGCGGCGTTCGGTGGttcgagatcgcccacgtaggacacttgtataggtatcaaaggattggtTCACGGTacacgccgcgccgcttcgcgttcgcgtgttgttcgcctacgtagtaccagACCTACGCTGCGTTAGTTATGTATATTGAGTGGTGATAGTTCACAGAATGCAGAGGGAATAGCGTCAATAACCGCGACAATGTCATTAATACAATACTATGGGCATTAAGACACAATAACAAGTCATCAGGGTGCTATGAGTCTATGACACTATGAGCAAATAGGCCTAGGGAGGGAGAAAGTGCAATCGAGAGACCACGGAGGGATTAGACTATACTGGGACCTCAtcattaaataagtacttactattAATACTATGGCACAATAACAGTTATCACAGTTTGTACTACAGCTTTACTAGAGGATACAATATGAGCGTAGGTATAAGGAGTGACAATGGGAGTACGGAGGGATTAATCTGAACTGGGATCGTATCATTAACAACTGATATTAATACTATAGTATACCTACGTAACAGTTTGTACTACAGATTTACTAGGATACTATAAGTTCAATGGGAGTGCGGAGGGAGCTTGTTGGGTGACCGCATCTTGTATTCTGCCGCCGAAGCCGCCGGCGGCGCGGTGCGATGACATCACCGCCGCAGACGAGATTACGTGGAACAGGGGTCGACTCAATGCGGCTTTtattacattgttttatttgtattgactTTAACTTTAATATAATTTGAACTAAGTATTTTCAGGGCCTCGGTCACTGAAGAGCTAGGtaagtcactttttctttagtaattGGTAAGGTACAGTATAcctatgacatctattttagtttataatttatatgtactaaaaacagaataaaataaatatttaagtggggctcccatacaacacacgtgatttttttgccgttttttgcgtaatggtaagcaacgttattagtaggtataggCATATTGATTTCTAATTAATATTGGGGTTTCGATTGTTACTATATTTCTTTTAAGACGAACTCAAACAAAAATCTCGATCATTAAAGTACCTACCACTTTTACCTATAAACAGTTTTGTAATTATATTAGTAGGTAGTGTCGAAAATTGCAAAAAGATAGGTCAacatgtgtaaataaatatataaaaaatagtaaaatagaTCAAAAACTTGTGGAAAAGGCCCTACCTACCTCTGCCGCGACCTTTCCGACcagacaatagtacatttcgatgctagtgcggaaagtatatcacaagaatgacatttccgcacgtgtatcgaacgacgttttttaatacagttgcgaaaaaataagaaaagcaacaagaaaggaacggaattcgaaacagTTCAGgtagttttatattattgtcttcggttaccgcgatagttactcatgaaataaaactatgaaaacggattatatcgcgtatattgaatttataatacatcccgacgtttttcgaactctttacagcgttcgtggtcaacgggtcacccgttgaccacgtagttttatattattaattctgtgacatcattgacattgacattatgaagaagtgtttttctagtgtgtattcgactagaatagattttgttattattattgaacccacttcaatgaaagtttttttttcaaatgcatgttctataagacagaacaattgtaaatattaaaacattgtactattattacctaaatatcgttatttatgattatttgtgtatcgtatatttataaaaacaatatcgaatgttgcctttagaaacttaaaacattcttgcagcacagaataactaatagtactaccgtacagaaaattcactccttcacaaaagccagatttaggtataaaattatacctacactcgccgcctgcaagcaaaattgaaacttataaccgcgcacgaaccgtgaatcttctttgcgcgccgcagttttatgaccgagctgcgagtgtcggcacggggttgtcacttgacaagtttttgtacctatacctactgatttattatttttaagataaatatgtaggaattacaaacgttgattctgtaaacataaaatttatggccggagatagtatgtctgattctcacggaagtaggtatgccacagaagtacttattcctttgaaaatatgtcggtcaatatagtccgccggaatttaaaaaatatgtttttctgcttccttgttcttccgtttattcagacatccgtaaacagaacattatcttttatacagattagatcgcgatttaggtttcgaagccattgcgtattttcaattttgcgcgagcgccacgtgacacgactatcgtgcgagccgagcggcagcccactgccatacaccttcccgggcggtgcgccggccaaatatacctaaactgcgcagtgacacccccctgcttgcagtaagaaaatacgcctcttctttgacaggcgttccgttccattcagacaacttattaagaacggtttttcaacattaaaaaataaacgtgttat
It encodes:
- the LOC134755870 gene encoding protein Pixie produces the protein MSRNKQHEETDKLTRIAIVNADRCKPKRCRQECKKSCPVVRMGKLCIEVTPNDKIATISEELCIGCGICVKKCPFDAITIINIPSNLEKHTTHRYSKNSFKLHRLPIPRPGEVLGLVGQNGIGKSTALKILAGKQKPNLGRYSDPPDWQEILSHFRGSELQNYFTKILEDDLKALIKPQYVDQIPKAVKGTVGQLLNRKNDMNNIDQICKMLDLSHIRDREIAALSGGELQRFACAMVCIQNGDIFMFDEPSSYLDVKQRLNAARTIRSLIHPDKFIIVVEHDLSVLDYLSDFICCLYGVPGAYGVVTMPFSVREGINIFLDGFVPTENMRFRTESLVFKVAESATEEEIKRMNHYEYPEMSKKMGDFNLHVKSGEFSDSEILVLLGENGTGKTTFIRMLAGNLEPNEGSGTLPQLHISYKPQKISPKSQGLVRSLLHEKIRDAYIHPQFITDVMKPMKIEEIMDQEVQNLSGGELQRVALVLCLGKPADVYLIDEPSAYLDSEQRLVAAKVIKRFILHAKRTGFVVEHDFIMATYLADRVIVFEGTPSTDATAHAPQSLLNGMNKFLELLGITFRRDPNNFRPRINKHSSVKDMEQKRAGQYFFLED